One Oscillospiraceae bacterium genomic region harbors:
- a CDS encoding polyribonucleotide nucleotidyltransferase: MAYEFASRLETFPKYRKFETTFAGRPFVVETGKMCGLSNGSAMIRYGETCVLCNVTMSDKPRDGVDFFPLSVEFEEKLYAAGRIPGSFMRREGRPGEHAILSSRVVDRPIRPLFPKDMRNDVCVTMTVMSLDPDCSAEISGMNGASLVIAMSDIPWGGPIAGVSVGLVDGEIVLNPTKEQREHSDLSLTLAASEEKIVMIEAGANEVDEETMMKAIRAGHEEIKKMLAFINSIVAEIGKPKKSFTPVELDHALLADVYAKHLDEVKAAMDTDDKNVRDAAMLPIMDAIAAKHPDLTASDLDLISYKLQKKVVRTWLLEDGKRVDGRGINEIRPLAAEVGLLPRVHGSGMFTRGQTQVLTICTLGSTKDAQLMDDLSDTQYKRYIHHYNFPPYSVGEARAPRSPGRREIGHGNLAERALIPVLPDQAEFPYTIRCVSEVLSSNGSTSQASICGSTLALMDAGVPIKAPVAGISCGLITDGDPLHGGRWMTMLDIQGVEDFHGDMDFKVGGTRRGITAIQMDIKVDGLTYEIVEEALEKCRKGRLYILDQIIKPVIAEPRAELSKYAPKMFSMMIPVDKIKDVIGKGGKVIQEMCANFNCKIDIEEDGHVFISAIDQDDAKRAIATIKTIVEDPEIGAIYKGRVTRLMNFGAFVEIAPGKEGLVHISKLDDHRVEHVEDVVAVGDPIFVMVTDIDQQGRINLSRKDALAAIAKKRAEAAAQQ, translated from the coding sequence ATGGCTTACGAATTTGCTTCCCGGCTGGAAACCTTCCCCAAGTACCGCAAATTTGAGACGACCTTTGCAGGCCGCCCCTTTGTGGTCGAGACCGGCAAAATGTGCGGTCTGTCCAACGGCAGCGCCATGATCCGCTACGGCGAGACCTGCGTGCTGTGCAACGTCACCATGAGCGACAAGCCCCGTGACGGCGTTGATTTCTTCCCCCTGAGCGTGGAGTTTGAGGAAAAGCTGTACGCCGCCGGCCGTATTCCCGGCAGCTTTATGCGCCGTGAGGGCCGCCCTGGTGAGCATGCCATCCTGTCCTCCCGCGTGGTCGACCGCCCCATCCGCCCGCTGTTCCCCAAGGATATGCGCAACGATGTCTGCGTGACCATGACCGTCATGAGCCTGGACCCCGATTGCTCCGCTGAAATATCCGGCATGAACGGTGCCTCTCTGGTCATCGCCATGTCTGATATTCCCTGGGGCGGCCCCATCGCCGGTGTGTCCGTCGGTCTGGTGGACGGCGAGATCGTGCTGAACCCCACCAAGGAGCAGCGCGAGCACAGCGACCTGTCCCTGACCCTGGCTGCCAGCGAGGAGAAGATCGTTATGATCGAGGCCGGCGCCAACGAGGTCGACGAGGAGACCATGATGAAGGCCATCCGCGCCGGTCACGAAGAGATCAAGAAGATGCTGGCCTTTATCAACAGCATCGTGGCCGAGATCGGCAAGCCGAAGAAGAGCTTTACCCCCGTGGAGCTGGATCACGCCCTGCTGGCCGACGTGTACGCCAAACATCTGGACGAAGTCAAGGCCGCCATGGACACCGACGACAAGAACGTCCGCGACGCCGCTATGCTGCCCATCATGGATGCCATCGCTGCCAAGCATCCCGACCTGACTGCCTCTGACCTGGATCTCATCAGCTACAAGCTGCAGAAGAAGGTCGTGCGCACCTGGCTGCTGGAAGATGGCAAGCGTGTTGACGGCCGCGGCATCAACGAGATCCGCCCGCTGGCTGCCGAAGTCGGTCTGCTGCCCCGCGTGCATGGTTCCGGCATGTTCACCCGCGGCCAGACCCAGGTCCTGACCATCTGCACCCTGGGCTCTACCAAGGACGCCCAGCTGATGGACGACCTGTCTGACACCCAGTACAAGCGTTACATCCATCACTACAACTTCCCGCCGTATTCTGTCGGCGAGGCCCGCGCTCCCCGCAGCCCCGGCCGCCGCGAGATCGGCCACGGCAACCTGGCAGAGCGTGCCCTGATTCCCGTGCTGCCTGACCAGGCTGAGTTCCCGTACACCATCCGCTGCGTGTCTGAGGTCCTGTCCTCCAACGGCTCCACCTCTCAGGCATCCATCTGCGGTTCCACCTTGGCTTTGATGGACGCCGGCGTGCCCATCAAAGCACCGGTTGCCGGCATCTCCTGCGGCCTGATCACCGACGGTGACCCGCTGCACGGCGGCCGCTGGATGACCATGCTGGACATCCAGGGCGTCGAGGATTTCCACGGCGACATGGACTTTAAGGTCGGCGGCACCCGCCGCGGCATCACTGCCATCCAGATGGACATCAAGGTCGATGGCCTGACCTACGAAATCGTCGAGGAGGCCCTCGAGAAGTGCCGCAAGGGCCGTCTGTACATCCTGGATCAGATCATCAAGCCGGTCATTGCTGAGCCGCGCGCTGAGCTGAGCAAGTATGCGCCCAAGATGTTCAGCATGATGATCCCGGTCGACAAGATCAAGGACGTCATCGGCAAGGGCGGCAAGGTCATCCAGGAGATGTGCGCCAACTTCAACTGCAAGATCGACATTGAGGAGGACGGCCACGTCTTCATCTCTGCCATTGACCAGGATGACGCCAAGCGCGCCATTGCTACCATCAAGACCATTGTGGAGGACCCGGAGATTGGCGCCATCTACAAGGGCCGCGTGACCCGCCTGATGAACTTCGGTGCTTTCGTTGAGATCGCACCGGGCAAAGAGGGCCTGGTCCACATCTCCAAGCTGGACGATCATCGCGTCGAGCATGTGGAGGATGTCGTTGCTGTCGGCGATCCCATCTTCGTCATGGTTACGGACATCGACCAGCAGGGTCGCATCAATCTGTCCCGCAAGGACGCCCTGGCTGCCATCGCCAAGAAGCGCGCCGAGGCCGCTGCCCAACAGTGA
- the rpsO gene encoding 30S ribosomal protein S15, with amino-acid sequence MSQKSAIDKQPIIAKAAIHEGDTGSPEVQVALLTARINHLTEHLKTNKHDNHSRRGLFKMVGRRRNLLAYLQKKDINRYRALIAELGLRK; translated from the coding sequence ATGAGCCAGAAATCTGCTATCGATAAGCAGCCCATCATCGCCAAGGCAGCCATCCATGAGGGTGACACCGGTTCTCCGGAGGTCCAGGTTGCTCTGCTGACCGCTCGTATCAACCACTTGACCGAGCATCTGAAGACCAACAAGCATGACAACCACAGCCGCCGCGGCCTGTTCAAGATGGTCGGCCGCCGTCGTAATCTGCTGGCCTACCTGCAGAAGAAGGACATCAACCGTTACCGTGCCCTGATCGCTGAGCTGGGTCTGCGCAAGTAA
- a CDS encoding glycosyltransferase family 39 protein, with product MSDGKTAVFTRKSTLEKFASFCGSAAAWLAALVLFGLAAASLIARMDLLDVSTLAEGKALRVGISLPELLLFVVLTALLAGLCRLLRGLDDQKKTNRLIAGAAVLEFALALWWVFSQQIYPANDQETVWKMAEALASGDFSAYAPDSYGWTYFQTCPYQGAMALFMELFIRMFGNGALRAWSLFGAISAPACLLALCCIVREFGAKPRTQLLCAVLCLLFVPIPMYASFVYGTLPAPAMVLWGGYGLLRFIKGGKPSWLALPFVLFPLAVLAYQSALIFIIAVCIVAAFSGFGRSGKQLLRGLVLATLLLAVPVAVENIGQSVFFSRVPIPYSTGMPASTTVLMGIHSGTYYGPGGFDGSSWNLFWDNNADTTAANAAAVKGIGEYWNTYLHNPKEVKFFLQKTAWQWLDPWFEALTMNGPSITVAGGVGWLATALGGGVLFAPVQAVLRALLTFVYLFAGCGTLALRRKTGGAVWAQLLGIAFFGGFLFQLVWETKSRYCFPFFVFLLPLAAVGFITVLRWAGDKSAK from the coding sequence ATGTCGGATGGAAAAACCGCCGTATTTACGCGGAAGTCCACATTGGAAAAGTTTGCGTCCTTCTGCGGCAGTGCAGCCGCCTGGCTGGCAGCGCTGGTGCTGTTCGGGCTGGCAGCGGCTTCGCTGATCGCGCGGATGGACTTGCTGGATGTTTCCACCTTGGCCGAGGGCAAGGCTCTGCGGGTGGGGATCTCGCTGCCTGAACTGTTGCTGTTTGTGGTGCTGACCGCTTTGTTGGCCGGACTGTGCCGACTGCTGCGCGGGCTGGATGACCAGAAAAAAACCAATCGGCTGATTGCCGGGGCAGCTGTACTGGAATTTGCGCTGGCGTTGTGGTGGGTGTTCTCCCAGCAGATCTACCCGGCGAATGACCAGGAGACAGTCTGGAAGATGGCTGAGGCGCTGGCGAGCGGGGATTTTTCTGCTTATGCACCAGACAGTTACGGCTGGACTTATTTCCAGACCTGCCCCTATCAGGGTGCTATGGCACTGTTTATGGAGCTGTTTATCCGGATGTTCGGCAACGGTGCGCTGCGGGCATGGTCGCTGTTTGGTGCCATTTCCGCCCCGGCCTGCCTGTTGGCGCTCTGCTGCATTGTCAGGGAGTTTGGTGCCAAACCTCGCACCCAGTTGCTTTGCGCAGTGCTCTGCCTGCTGTTTGTTCCCATTCCGATGTATGCCTCTTTTGTGTACGGCACTTTACCGGCCCCGGCCATGGTGTTGTGGGGCGGCTACGGGTTGCTGCGTTTTATAAAAGGCGGAAAACCGAGCTGGCTGGCACTGCCCTTTGTGCTGTTCCCACTGGCCGTACTGGCCTATCAGTCGGCGCTGATCTTTATCATTGCTGTCTGCATCGTGGCTGCGTTTTCCGGCTTTGGGCGCAGCGGCAAGCAGCTGCTGCGCGGTCTTGTGCTGGCAACGCTGCTGCTGGCCGTGCCGGTAGCCGTGGAAAATATCGGCCAATCGGTATTTTTCAGCCGTGTGCCGATTCCATACTCCACCGGCATGCCTGCCAGCACCACGGTGCTTATGGGTATCCACAGCGGTACCTATTATGGGCCAGGCGGTTTCGATGGAAGCAGTTGGAACCTATTCTGGGACAACAACGCCGACACCACCGCCGCCAATGCGGCTGCGGTCAAGGGTATTGGCGAGTACTGGAACACCTACCTGCACAACCCCAAGGAGGTCAAGTTCTTCCTGCAAAAGACCGCCTGGCAATGGCTGGACCCCTGGTTTGAGGCCCTGACGATGAACGGCCCGTCCATCACGGTGGCCGGGGGCGTGGGCTGGCTGGCCACCGCGTTGGGCGGCGGTGTGCTGTTTGCCCCGGTACAGGCCGTGTTGCGGGCACTGCTGACCTTTGTGTATCTCTTTGCTGGCTGCGGCACTTTGGCGCTGCGCCGTAAAACCGGCGGTGCTGTTTGGGCGCAGCTGCTTGGCATCGCGTTTTTCGGAGGTTTTCTCTTCCAGCTCGTCTGGGAGACCAAGAGCCGCTACTGCTTCCCATTCTTTGTTTTCCTGCTGCCCCTGGCTGCGGTCGGCTTTATCACCGTGCTGCGCTGGGCAGGGGATAAGTCTGCAAAATAA
- a CDS encoding bifunctional riboflavin kinase/FMN adenylyltransferase: MQIYHTLTPAPAPQDSAVALGYFDGVHSGHRAVLGAAVTYAAQHGLTAAAFTFELPGNNSLKGGRILSLAQKHTRVAQLGIAQYWEPSFEEFRALSPEDFVRRVLVDCFHAKAVFCGDNFTFGAYAAGNVALLEQLCAPYGITVDVVPMAQYGGQTVSSTRIRAALEEGRLDDANAMLGKPYAIDWAVTHGKGIGSGKLGTPTINQNYPAEALQPCTGVYLTRIWLDGQWRPAATGIGRRPTVDSSANAAVTCETFVPDYVGNVYGQTPLLEFHKYLCPVRKFNSMDELAALIHHAAEESKAYFAAQH; this comes from the coding sequence ATGCAAATTTACCACACCTTGACCCCGGCCCCCGCCCCGCAGGACAGTGCCGTTGCGCTGGGGTATTTTGACGGCGTACACTCCGGGCACCGCGCTGTGCTGGGCGCTGCCGTTACCTATGCGGCGCAACATGGCCTGACTGCCGCTGCTTTTACCTTTGAGCTGCCCGGCAACAACAGCCTGAAGGGCGGGCGTATCCTCTCACTGGCGCAAAAGCACACCCGCGTGGCCCAGCTGGGTATCGCCCAGTATTGGGAGCCATCCTTTGAGGAGTTCCGCGCCCTCTCGCCGGAGGATTTTGTCCGCCGTGTGCTGGTGGACTGCTTCCATGCAAAGGCGGTCTTCTGCGGCGACAACTTTACCTTTGGCGCTTACGCCGCAGGCAATGTAGCGCTGCTGGAGCAGCTCTGTGCCCCCTACGGCATCACCGTAGACGTAGTGCCCATGGCCCAGTACGGCGGGCAGACCGTGTCGTCCACCCGCATCCGCGCCGCGCTGGAGGAGGGCCGCCTGGACGACGCCAACGCCATGCTGGGCAAGCCCTACGCCATTGATTGGGCTGTGACCCACGGCAAGGGCATTGGCAGCGGCAAGCTGGGCACGCCTACCATCAATCAGAACTATCCGGCCGAGGCCCTGCAGCCCTGTACCGGTGTGTACCTGACCCGCATCTGGCTGGACGGCCAGTGGCGGCCCGCCGCTACCGGCATCGGCCGCCGTCCCACCGTGGACAGCAGCGCCAATGCCGCCGTCACCTGTGAGACCTTTGTGCCGGACTACGTGGGCAACGTCTACGGCCAGACCCCGCTGCTGGAGTTCCATAAATATTTGTGCCCGGTACGCAAGTTTAACTCCATGGACGAGCTTGCTGCCCTGATCCACCACGCCGCCGAGGAAAGCAAGGCTTACTTCGCGGCGCAGCACTGA
- the truB gene encoding tRNA pseudouridine(55) synthase TruB: protein MQTPNGILPVDKPAGWTSFDVLAKLRGALGTRKLGHSGTLDPMATGVLAVFIGKATAAADRQLNHDKTYEATIRLGLRTDTGDITGTALETAPVTVGESELKAVLPQFTGELMQLPPMYSAVKINGQPLYKAARKGQTVERTPRPITVYSIEYLGSPAPGDYTLRVSCSKGTYIRVLAEDIGTALGVPATLAALRRTQAGEFGIEQCHTLPEILAAAESGALESNGWMLPIETVFAPLPQLHVDNAVKKHLLNGCPTSHYPAEDGRYRVYGPDGAFLGLAAITGGVLNVEKLFCERD from the coding sequence ATGCAAACGCCAAACGGCATTTTGCCCGTGGATAAGCCCGCAGGCTGGACCAGCTTTGATGTGCTGGCGAAGCTGCGCGGCGCTTTGGGCACACGCAAGCTGGGGCACTCGGGCACACTGGACCCTATGGCGACCGGTGTGCTCGCCGTGTTTATCGGCAAAGCCACCGCGGCTGCCGACCGCCAGCTGAACCACGATAAAACCTACGAAGCTACGATCCGCTTGGGCCTGCGCACCGATACCGGCGACATCACCGGCACGGCGCTGGAAACAGCCCCCGTCACAGTAGGGGAAAGCGAACTGAAAGCCGTGCTGCCCCAGTTCACCGGTGAGTTGATGCAGCTGCCGCCGATGTATTCGGCGGTCAAAATCAACGGCCAGCCGTTGTATAAGGCCGCACGCAAGGGCCAGACTGTCGAGCGCACGCCCCGGCCCATCACTGTGTACAGCATTGAATATCTGGGCAGCCCCGCCCCCGGCGATTATACCCTGCGGGTGAGCTGCTCCAAGGGCACCTATATCCGCGTGTTGGCCGAGGACATCGGCACAGCCCTGGGTGTGCCCGCCACGCTGGCCGCGCTGCGCCGCACCCAGGCCGGAGAATTTGGCATCGAACAGTGCCATACATTGCCGGAGATTTTAGCTGCCGCCGAGAGCGGTGCGCTGGAATCGAACGGCTGGATGCTGCCGATCGAGACCGTGTTTGCACCGCTGCCCCAGCTGCATGTGGACAATGCCGTGAAAAAGCACCTGCTGAACGGCTGCCCTACCAGCCATTATCCCGCCGAGGACGGCCGCTACCGCGTGTACGGCCCGGACGGAGCGTTCTTAGGGCTGGCGGCCATCACCGGCGGCGTACTGAATGTAGAAAAACTATTTTGCGAAAGGGACTGA
- a CDS encoding bifunctional oligoribonuclease/PAP phosphatase NrnA, with translation MTQNVDRETVVSRLLGTDDILILCHKNPDGDTIGSGAALCKALQHLGKTAAVLCSDPIPAMYDYMQITVYDGSFTPAFVVAVDVAGIQLFGDHNNIQDYAEHVDLCIDHHGSNSGYAYETLVDDHAAAAAELLTELIPQMGVELTPEIAACLYTGVATDTGCFRFTNTTANTHLAAAKLIEAGADVEKLNERLFECRSHARIQAEKMALESLEFYYEDRCALICLTWDQIQAAGVAGAELEDLTSIPRSIEGVEVGLTLRQQKDGSYKISVRTGHDTNACNIARRLGGGGHPRAAGCEISGNLDNAKHAILEEVKKELDRAEAEKNSLEQ, from the coding sequence ATGACTCAGAATGTAGACCGCGAGACCGTTGTTTCGCGCCTGCTGGGCACCGATGACATCTTGATTCTGTGCCACAAAAACCCGGACGGCGATACCATCGGCTCGGGCGCTGCGCTGTGCAAGGCACTGCAGCACCTGGGCAAGACCGCCGCTGTGCTGTGCAGTGATCCCATTCCTGCCATGTATGATTACATGCAGATCACCGTGTACGACGGCAGCTTCACCCCCGCCTTTGTGGTGGCGGTGGACGTGGCTGGTATCCAGCTGTTCGGCGACCACAATAACATCCAGGATTACGCCGAGCATGTCGACCTGTGCATCGATCACCACGGCTCCAACAGCGGCTACGCCTACGAAACGCTGGTGGACGACCACGCGGCTGCAGCCGCTGAGCTGCTGACCGAGCTGATCCCCCAGATGGGCGTGGAGCTTACGCCGGAGATTGCGGCCTGCCTGTACACCGGCGTGGCCACCGACACGGGCTGCTTCCGCTTTACCAACACCACGGCCAACACCCACCTGGCAGCTGCCAAGCTGATCGAGGCCGGGGCCGATGTGGAAAAGCTGAATGAACGCCTGTTCGAGTGCCGCTCTCATGCACGCATCCAGGCCGAAAAAATGGCGCTGGAAAGTCTGGAATTCTACTACGAGGACCGCTGCGCCCTCATCTGCCTGACCTGGGATCAAATCCAGGCCGCAGGTGTGGCCGGGGCTGAGTTGGAGGATTTGACCAGCATTCCGCGTTCCATCGAGGGCGTGGAGGTCGGCCTGACCCTGCGCCAGCAAAAGGACGGCAGCTACAAGATCAGCGTGCGCACCGGCCACGACACCAACGCCTGCAACATTGCACGGCGCCTAGGCGGCGGCGGGCACCCCCGCGCTGCCGGGTGCGAGATCAGCGGCAATCTGGACAACGCCAAGCATGCCATCCTGGAAGAAGTCAAAAAGGAACTGGACCGCGCTGAGGCGGAGAAGAACAGCTTAGAGCAGTAA